In a genomic window of Aeromicrobium panaciterrae:
- a CDS encoding MerR family transcriptional regulator: MTVTEIPAEGLTISAAAEASGLTVDTLRYYEKEGLTLQPPERSSSGQRRYAESDVRWLGTLVMLRKTGMPIRDIRRFVDLYRIEGSEPDRLAILESHREHVREQLREVQTHLEAIDRKIDFYARSNSKTVKVMNK, encoded by the coding sequence ATGACCGTGACCGAGATTCCCGCAGAGGGATTGACGATTAGCGCCGCCGCCGAGGCGAGCGGTCTGACCGTCGACACACTCCGCTATTACGAGAAGGAGGGGCTCACCCTCCAGCCGCCGGAGCGCTCGTCGTCGGGGCAGCGCCGGTATGCCGAGAGCGACGTTCGTTGGCTCGGCACGCTCGTGATGCTGCGCAAGACCGGGATGCCGATTCGCGACATCCGCCGCTTCGTCGATCTCTACCGGATCGAGGGCAGCGAGCCCGACCGGCTGGCGATTCTCGAATCGCACCGCGAACACGTACGTGAACAACTCCGCGAGGTGCAGACGCACCTCGAGGCCATTGATCGCAAGATCGATTTCTACGCCAGATCCAATTCAAAAACAGTGAAGGTGATGAACAAGTGA
- a CDS encoding NADP-dependent oxidoreductase: MTDNTRILLASRPVGEPTHDNFSIETAPVPTPGDGEVLLRTIYLSLDPYMRGRMNDAKSYAAPQPLGEVMQGGTVAEVVESNDPSLSPGDFVLSYHGWQAYAVLPAKYVRKLDPAHAPISTAVGVLGMPGFTAYAGLLQIGKPQPGETVVVAAAAGPVGSAVGQIAKIKGARAVGIAGGAEKVAWLTELGFDVALDHRSPTFKADLKAAVPDGIDVYFENVGGHVWDAVLPRLNTYARVPVCGLVASYNATELPAGPDRSPYLMTSILTKSITMRGFIQDEFVKAHYKDFQNDAAGWIASGELRHREDIVAGLENAPEAFFGLLTGKNFGKLLVQVGDDPSR; the protein is encoded by the coding sequence GTGACCGACAACACCCGCATCCTGCTCGCTTCCCGCCCCGTCGGAGAGCCGACCCACGACAACTTCAGCATCGAGACCGCACCGGTTCCGACCCCCGGTGACGGGGAGGTGCTGCTCCGCACGATCTATCTGTCGCTCGATCCCTACATGCGCGGCCGCATGAACGACGCGAAATCGTATGCGGCGCCGCAGCCGCTGGGCGAGGTCATGCAAGGCGGCACTGTCGCCGAGGTGGTCGAGTCGAACGACCCGTCGCTGAGTCCTGGCGACTTCGTGCTCTCGTATCACGGCTGGCAGGCGTACGCGGTGCTGCCGGCGAAGTACGTACGCAAGCTCGATCCCGCTCACGCGCCCATCTCCACAGCCGTGGGCGTGCTCGGTATGCCGGGCTTCACGGCATACGCGGGGTTGCTGCAGATCGGCAAGCCGCAGCCCGGTGAGACCGTTGTGGTTGCGGCGGCAGCTGGTCCAGTCGGATCAGCCGTTGGCCAGATCGCGAAGATCAAGGGTGCCCGCGCGGTTGGTATCGCAGGTGGAGCTGAGAAAGTCGCCTGGCTCACTGAGCTCGGTTTCGATGTCGCGCTGGATCACCGCTCGCCGACGTTCAAGGCTGACCTCAAGGCGGCCGTTCCGGATGGCATCGACGTGTACTTCGAGAACGTCGGTGGTCACGTCTGGGACGCGGTGCTCCCGCGTCTCAACACGTACGCGCGGGTGCCGGTCTGCGGACTTGTCGCCAGCTACAACGCCACCGAACTTCCGGCAGGTCCTGATCGCTCGCCGTACCTGATGACCTCGATCCTCACGAAGAGCATCACGATGCGTGGGTTCATTCAGGACGAGTTCGTGAAGGCGCACTACAAGGACTTCCAGAACGATGCCGCCGGCTGGATCGCTTCAGGCGAGCTGCGGCATCGGGAGGACATCGTCGCCGGCCTGGAGAATGCTCCCGAGGCATTCTTTGGGCTGCTCACCGGTAAGAACTTCGGCAAGCTGCTCGTCCAGGTCGGCGACGACCCCAGTCGTTAG
- a CDS encoding SCO6745 family protein has translation MSNTKFWRSVEVLHDVVYFAPDTKERYEVLGLKGYWMGYFASRSAALGTASPELVIATFHGFAPKMVHRALPDAWSLASREEILQARLDLARDALAPGIGAADADAGKVAKDLAAIVDGLDFAGKPLGAAHASLPRPTDDIGLLWWAASVIREYRGDCHLAVLGAAGLNGTSANTLAVAAGLAVGEQRNMRGWTEDEWAAGYAELAGRGWVNADGTITDSGASARQQIEDATDRVCAAGMDKEATGRAITVEDGVRTLARGVLKSGAIAFPNPTGSKPPE, from the coding sequence ATGTCGAATACCAAGTTCTGGCGCTCCGTCGAGGTGCTGCATGACGTCGTCTACTTCGCTCCTGACACCAAGGAGCGGTACGAGGTCCTTGGGCTCAAGGGCTACTGGATGGGCTACTTCGCCTCTCGCTCCGCCGCGCTGGGCACGGCCTCGCCAGAGTTGGTCATCGCGACGTTCCACGGCTTCGCTCCCAAGATGGTGCACCGAGCACTCCCCGACGCGTGGTCGCTCGCCTCACGCGAGGAGATCCTCCAGGCGCGACTCGACTTGGCTCGCGATGCGCTGGCTCCCGGCATCGGAGCCGCCGATGCTGACGCGGGGAAGGTCGCCAAGGACCTTGCGGCGATCGTCGACGGACTCGACTTCGCCGGCAAGCCGCTGGGTGCAGCTCACGCCTCACTCCCCCGACCCACAGACGACATCGGCCTGCTGTGGTGGGCCGCGTCCGTGATCCGCGAATACCGCGGCGACTGCCACCTCGCCGTCCTCGGCGCTGCCGGCCTCAACGGCACCTCCGCCAACACCCTCGCCGTTGCCGCTGGGCTCGCCGTTGGCGAGCAGCGCAACATGCGCGGCTGGACCGAGGACGAGTGGGCGGCTGGGTATGCCGAGCTCGCTGGCCGTGGCTGGGTCAACGCCGACGGAACGATCACCGATTCAGGCGCCTCCGCTCGTCAGCAGATCGAAGACGCAACCGACCGCGTATGCGCGGCGGGCATGGACAAGGAAGCGACAGGTCGCGCGATCACCGTCGAAGACGGTGTACGCACGCTGGCCCGCGGCGTGCTCAAGTCTGGCGCCATCGCGTTCCCCAACCCGACCGGCTCCAAGCCTCCGGAGTAG
- the ligD gene encoding non-homologous end-joining DNA ligase translates to MASSSPAIEIEVDDKVVRVTNPDRVYFPEHGWTKLDLIDYYLAVGDGIVNALYERPCMLHRFPKGLAGDKVHQKKVPPGAPPWLETVPIHFPRYNRIVHEVCVTELATVIWAVQMSTVEFHPWNSRRADTEKPDEWRIDLDPGPECDFETVRRVAHVSHEVLDELGAIGFPKTSGGSGLHIYVRIPPDHGFADVRRAALAFAREVERRAPDDVTTTWWRKDRDPAQLFVDYNQNARDHTIAAAYSVRGFADGRVSTPIRWDEIDDVDPHDFTIATVPDRYAKLGDLHEGIDDAVFDIAPLLEWADRDERDGVEAPAEPESD, encoded by the coding sequence ATGGCGAGCTCATCCCCCGCGATCGAGATCGAAGTCGACGACAAGGTCGTACGGGTCACCAACCCCGACCGCGTCTACTTCCCCGAGCACGGGTGGACCAAGCTCGACCTGATCGACTACTACCTCGCCGTCGGCGACGGCATCGTCAATGCGTTGTACGAGCGACCATGCATGCTGCACCGGTTCCCCAAGGGGCTGGCCGGCGACAAGGTGCATCAGAAGAAGGTGCCGCCTGGCGCACCTCCGTGGCTCGAGACCGTGCCGATCCACTTCCCGCGCTACAACCGGATCGTCCACGAGGTCTGCGTGACCGAGCTGGCGACCGTGATTTGGGCGGTGCAGATGTCGACCGTCGAGTTCCACCCCTGGAACAGCCGCCGTGCCGACACCGAGAAGCCCGACGAGTGGCGCATCGATCTCGATCCAGGACCCGAGTGTGATTTCGAGACCGTACGCAGGGTCGCCCACGTCTCCCATGAGGTACTCGACGAGCTTGGCGCAATCGGGTTCCCGAAGACGTCAGGCGGATCGGGACTGCACATCTACGTACGGATCCCGCCAGACCACGGATTCGCCGACGTACGTCGCGCTGCCCTCGCCTTCGCGCGCGAGGTCGAGCGGCGCGCGCCGGATGATGTGACCACCACGTGGTGGCGCAAGGACCGAGACCCGGCGCAGCTGTTCGTGGACTACAACCAGAACGCCCGAGACCACACGATCGCCGCCGCCTACTCCGTACGCGGGTTCGCTGACGGCCGAGTGTCGACGCCGATCCGCTGGGACGAGATCGATGACGTCGACCCGCACGACTTCACGATCGCCACGGTTCCTGATCGCTACGCCAAGCTCGGCGATCTCCACGAAGGCATCGACGACGCCGTGTTCGACATAGCGCCACTTCTCGAGTGGGCGGACCGCGACGAACGCGACGGCGTCGAAGCTCCGGCTGAACCCGAGAGCGACTAG
- the cobF gene encoding precorrin-6A synthase (deacetylating): protein MRRIRVIGIGPGDPDQVTLEAIAAMHSVAYFVVAEKADDDQLLAARQALLARHVPDAKVIAVRDPERDRADPADYQGAVTDWHEARAEAYERVILDHPGDVGFLVWGDPAFYDSTIRIVERILARGQVEAEWDVIPGISSLQLLAARHRIVLHEIGQPILVTTGRKLREAVDAGADNILVMLSARLDLDGLEDWQIWWGANLGTEHEALVAGRIGDVLGELNESRDAVKLAAGWVMDAYLLRR from the coding sequence ATGCGACGCATCCGCGTCATCGGCATCGGTCCGGGGGACCCGGACCAGGTGACGCTTGAAGCGATAGCTGCCATGCACTCGGTGGCGTACTTCGTCGTGGCCGAAAAGGCCGACGACGATCAGCTGCTCGCCGCTCGACAGGCGTTGCTGGCGCGGCACGTCCCGGACGCCAAGGTGATCGCCGTACGCGATCCCGAGCGCGACCGAGCGGATCCGGCCGACTATCAGGGCGCAGTCACTGACTGGCACGAAGCGCGTGCCGAGGCGTACGAGCGGGTGATTCTCGATCACCCCGGCGACGTCGGGTTCCTCGTATGGGGTGACCCTGCGTTCTACGACTCGACGATCCGCATCGTCGAGCGCATTCTCGCTCGCGGTCAGGTCGAGGCGGAATGGGATGTCATTCCCGGCATCTCAAGTCTTCAGTTGCTCGCCGCGCGTCACCGCATCGTGCTCCACGAGATCGGCCAGCCGATCCTCGTCACGACTGGCCGCAAGCTGCGCGAGGCCGTTGATGCGGGCGCAGACAACATCCTGGTGATGCTGAGCGCACGTCTCGATCTCGACGGGCTTGAGGACTGGCAGATCTGGTGGGGCGCCAATCTCGGTACCGAGCATGAGGCGCTGGTTGCCGGACGCATCGGCGACGTTCTGGGCGAGCTCAATGAGTCCCGCGACGCGGTGAAGCTTGCCGCCGGATGGGTCATGGACGCCTACCTGCTGCGTCGCTAG